In the Anaerostipes caccae L1-92 genome, GAAGGCTCTTCTGAAATTCAAACCTTCTGTATCTGCATGAAATACATAAGCAGAGCCACCGCTTTCAAGATGGTTTGCCATATTCTTAAATGCAGACAGCAAAAACTCATAGAACTTATCATTTGCCATTTTATCGTTCTTGATGGAAAGTCCATCTGAACTTTCAAAGGCAACATTGTATGGAGGATCTGTAATCACAAGATTGGCTTTCTTACCGTCCATAAGTGCATCCACATCTTCAATTGATGTAGCATCTCCGCACATAAGTCTATGCCTGCCAACCGTCCAGATATCTCCCTTTTCTACAAAAGCAGCTTTTTCAAGTGCGACAGACAAATCATACTCATCATCTTTTACATCGGATGTATCATCATTTCCAAATAAATCAGCAAGGTCATTTTCATCAAATCCTGTGAGTCCAATATCAAAATCAGCATCTTGCAAAGCCTCGATTTCAACTCTTAATAGTTCTTCATCCCAGCCTGCATCCATTGCCATTCGGTTATCTGCAAGAATGTAGGCTTTCTTTTGTGCCTCGGTAAGGTAATCTACAAATACACATGGTACTTCTTTGATTCCTTCTTCTTTGGCAGCCATGATTCTTCCATGTCCGGCAATCACGTTATAGTCTCTGTCGATAATGACCGGATTGATAAAACCAAACTCACGTAAAGAGGAGCGAAGCTTCATAATCTGTTCTGCAGAGTGAGTTCTTGCATTATTTACATAAGGAATAAGTTTTGTTACAGCTACAAGCTGCATTTCTGTTGTTGTCTTGCTCATAGCTGCCTCCTAAAACAATCCCCACTCAGCGAACTTTTCAAATCCACCGATGGAATGAATATATTCTCTTGCGATTTCCACGATTTCAGAATAAGGTCTGCCGTCAA is a window encoding:
- a CDS encoding site-specific DNA-methyltransferase, with protein sequence MSKTTTEMQLVAVTKLIPYVNNARTHSAEQIMKLRSSLREFGFINPVIIDRDYNVIAGHGRIMAAKEEGIKEVPCVFVDYLTEAQKKAYILADNRMAMDAGWDEELLRVEIEALQDADFDIGLTGFDENDLADLFGNDDTSDVKDDEYDLSVALEKAAFVEKGDIWTVGRHRLMCGDATSIEDVDALMDGKKANLVITDPPYNVAFESSDGLSIKNDKMANDKFYEFLLSAFKNMANHLESGGSAYVFHADTEGLNFRRAFIDAGFHLSGCCIWVKNSLVLGRSDYQWQHEPVLYGFLPGKHYWSKAAGRSQTTIWNFDKPKKNKNHPTSKPLDLLAYPVGNSSRENAIIIDTFGGSGSTLMTCEKTNRICYTMELDEKYASVILRRYVEDTGDAENVFVIRNGEKLAYSDLVKEVEGADGE